One genomic region from Yamadazyma tenuis chromosome 4, complete sequence encodes:
- the BGL1_2 gene encoding beta-glucosidase (EggNog:ENOG503NUZK; COG:G; CAZy:GH3) — MADIDVEYTLSQLELSEKIGLIAGIDFWHTFAVKRLNIPSLRLSDGPNGTRGTRFFDGVPAACFPCGTGLGSTFNKELLQKAGQLMGVEAKHKGAHVILGPTTNMQRGPLGGRGFESFSEDPYLAGIASAAIINGIQDEDIAATIKHFVCNDLENERQSSDVIVTQRALREIYLEPFRLAIKYSNPACFMTAYNKVNGTHVSNNSKILKDILRDEWKFEGLVMSDWFGVYTSEKAIQSGLDLEMPGPTIFRSVEIIKHMIESRELHIDDLDDRVRNVLNLVKWCAKSGVPENGEEDTDNDTKETSALLRQIAAESVVLLKNEDNVLPLKKDDKIAVIGPNAKYPAYSGGGSASLRPYYTTTPFESISKKLSTTPEYTVGAYAFKSMPSLATQLTNFSTGKTGYNMKFYKHPRDYKGDRENIDELNINTSFIFLVDYKNDKLDSNLYYIDIEGDFVPESSGEYEFGLTVQGTALLYVNDQLVVDNKTKQEKGEAFFNMGSTEITNKINLKGGEKYRVRVEFGSAPTFTASNGENVDFGGGGGLFFGCAKVIDDDEEIANAVKLAKSVDKVVLAIGLNQEWESEGYDRKDMDLPLRTNDLVEAVLKANPNTVIVNQSGTPVEMPWLSKAKGLLQAWYGGNEGGNGIADVLFGDHNPSGKLSLTFPFKNIDNPAYLNFKTERGRVLYGEDIFIGYRYYDKLQKKVAFPFGYGLSYTNFEYSDLKINVDEAKDKLTASLSVKNVGKVDGAEVVQLYISHKGGKTILPVKELKGFEKVSIKAGKSVTVSFDLCLKDTCSWFDEYFDKWILETGDYEVQIGKSSDDIELIAPFEIKNQKLWKGI; from the coding sequence ATGGCAGACATTGACGTTGAATATACACTTTCCCAGCTTGAACTCTCAGAGAAAATCGGCTTGATTGCCGGAATTGACTTCTGGCACACCTTTGCCGTTAAGCGATTGAACATTCCTAGCTTGAGATTGTCCGATGGGCCAAATGGTACCAGAGGTACTAGGTTTTTTGACGGAGTTCCTGCCGCGTGCTTTCCGTGTGGAACCGGTTTGGGAtccaccttcaacaaggaatTGCTTCAAAAAGCCGGCCAATTGATGGGGGTTGAAGCAAAACATAAGGGTGCCCACGTTATTTTGGGGCCAACCACAAATATGCAAAGAGGTCCTTTGGGGGGAAGAGGGTTTGAATCTTTTTCGGAAGACCCCTATTTGGCCGGAATTGCTTCGGCTGCCATCATCAATGGGATCCAAGACGAAGACATTGCTGCTACTATCAAGCACTTTGTTTGTaatgacttggaaaacgaGAGACAGAGTTCTGATGTCATTGTCACTCAAAGAGCTTTGAGAGAAATCTATTTGGAACCTTTCAGATTGGCTATCAAGTACTCCAATCCTGCTTGTTTCATGACTGCGTATAACAAGGTCAATGGAACCCATGTATCAAACaattccaagatcttgaaggatATCTTGCGTGATGAGTGGAAGTTTGAAGGATTGGTGATGTCTGACTGGTTCGGAGTCTACACTTCTGAAAAGGCCATTCAAAGTggtttggacttggaaatgCCAGGTCCTACCATCTTCAGATCcgttgaaatcatcaagcaCATGATTGAGTCCAGAGAATTGCACattgatgatcttgacGACAGAGTCAGAAATgtcttgaacttggttAAATGGTGTGCCAAGAGCGGAGTGCCTGAAAATGGAGAGGAAGATACTGACAATGACACAAAGGAAACCTCGGCCTTGTTGAGACAAATTGCTGCTGAATCtgtggttttgttgaagaacgaGGATAACGTCttaccattgaagaaagatgaCAAAATTGCTGTTATTGGTCCAAACGCCAAGTATCCAGCGTACTCTGGTGGAGGTTCTGCTTCTTTGAGGCCTTACTATACCACCACTCCTTTCGAGTCGATTTCCAAAAAATTGTCCACTACTCCTGAGTACACAGTTGGTGCATACGCTTTCAAGAGCATGCCTTCCTTGGCCACTCAATTGACTAACTTTTCCACCGGGAAAACTGGTTACAACATGAAGTTCTATAAACATCCAAGGGACTACAAGGGAGATAGAGAAAACATTGACGAATTGAACATCAATACCTCCTTtatctttttggtggattaCAAAAACGACAAGCTTGATAGCAATTTGTACTacattgatattgaaggTGACTTTGTTCCTGAGTCGTCCGGTGAGTATGAGTTTGGTTTGACTGTTCAAGGTACTGCTTTGTTATATGTCAATGACCaattggttgttgataacAAGACCAAGCAAGAAAAGGGAGAAGCCTTCTTCAATATGGGTTCTACTGagatcaccaacaaaatcaacttaAAGGGAGGCGAAAAGTACAGAGTTagagttgaatttggttCGGCTCCAACCTTTACCGCTAGTAATGGTGAAAATgttgactttggtggtggtggtggtttaTTCTTCGGATGTGCCAAagttattgatgatgacgaagaaataGCTAATGCTGTTAAGTTGGCTAAGTCGGTTGATAAAGTTGTTTTAGCCATTGGTTTGAACCAGGAATGGGAAAGTGAAGGCTATGACAGAAAAGATATGGATTTACCTTTGAGAACGAACGACTTAGTGGAAGCTGTATTGAAGGCTAACCCAAACACTGTTATTGTTAACCAATCCGGTACTCCTGTTGAAATGCCATGGTTGAGCAAAGCCAAAGGTTTGCTTCAGGCCTGGTATGGTGGTAATGAAGGAGGAAATGGTATTGCTGATGTGTTATTTGGTGACCATAACCCATCTGGTAAGTTGTCTTTGACCTTCCCCTTTAAGAACATTGACAACCCTGCTTATCTCAACTTTAAGACTGAAAGAGGTAGAGTTTTGTACGGTGAGGATATCTTCATCGGTTACAGATATTACGacaagttgcaaaaaaagGTAGCCTTCCCATTCGGTTACGGATTATCTTACACCAACTTTGAATACTCTGACTTAAAGATTaatgttgatgaagccaAAGATAAATTAACTGCATCTTTATCAGTAAAAAATGTTGGTAAGGTAGATGGTGCTGAAGTGGTTCAATTATATATCAGCCACAAGGGTGGTAAGACCATTCTTCCTgtcaaggaattgaagggATTTGAAAAGGTTTCCATCAAAGCTGGTAAATCCGTCACTGTCTCATTCGATTTGTGCTTGAAAGATACCTGTTCTTGGTTTGATGAGTACTTCGACAAATGGATCTTAGAGACTGGTGACTACGAAGTTCAAATTGGTAAGTCCAGTGACGATATCGAGTTGATTGCTCCATTCGAAatcaaaaaccaaaagtTATGGAAAGGTATTTAG